In Archangium violaceum, the following are encoded in one genomic region:
- a CDS encoding acyl-CoA dehydrogenase family protein → MPNPFTEEHEAFRKTVRTFVEKEMTPHALEWDRAGIFPREIFQKCGELGFFGINHDPKYGGSGLDYWYVTAFTEELTRSRNAGVNMALLVQGQMATPIINEIGTDEQKREFLAPALAGEKIAALGISEPGCGSDVASIQTTARLDGDDYVINGSKMWITNGTRADFITLAVRTGGPGYGGVSLVTFPTDVKGYGVSKKLDKVGNLSSDTAILYFEDCRIPRRYVLGEENEGFYHIMTNFQGERLVGALCAVGGMERMIEDALQYGKERQAFGKSLLGFQVWRHKLVEHMAAIEAAKRLTYHAVDVFNAKENAVREISMAKLFAGDLAQKVAYDVQQFFGGMGYIEETHIARAWRDIRLITIGGGTSEVMKEILSKMSGF, encoded by the coding sequence ATGCCGAATCCGTTCACAGAGGAGCATGAGGCATTCCGTAAGACGGTGCGCACGTTCGTGGAGAAGGAGATGACGCCCCACGCCCTGGAGTGGGACCGGGCGGGCATCTTCCCGAGGGAGATCTTCCAGAAGTGCGGGGAGCTGGGCTTCTTCGGCATCAACCACGATCCGAAGTACGGCGGGAGCGGGCTGGACTACTGGTACGTGACGGCGTTCACGGAGGAGCTGACACGGAGCCGGAACGCGGGCGTGAACATGGCGTTGCTGGTGCAGGGGCAGATGGCGACGCCGATCATCAACGAGATCGGCACGGACGAGCAGAAGCGCGAGTTCCTGGCGCCGGCGCTGGCGGGCGAGAAGATCGCCGCGTTGGGCATCAGCGAGCCGGGATGTGGCTCGGACGTGGCGAGCATCCAGACGACGGCTCGCCTGGACGGGGATGACTACGTCATCAACGGCTCGAAGATGTGGATTACGAATGGAACGCGAGCGGACTTCATCACGCTGGCGGTGCGGACGGGGGGGCCGGGGTACGGGGGAGTCTCGTTGGTGACGTTCCCGACGGACGTGAAGGGGTACGGGGTATCGAAGAAGCTGGACAAGGTGGGGAACCTGTCCTCGGACACGGCGATCCTCTACTTCGAGGACTGCCGGATTCCGCGCCGCTACGTGCTGGGGGAGGAGAACGAGGGCTTCTACCACATCATGACGAACTTCCAGGGAGAGCGCCTGGTGGGAGCGCTGTGCGCGGTGGGGGGGATGGAGCGGATGATCGAGGACGCGCTCCAATACGGGAAGGAGAGGCAGGCGTTCGGCAAGTCGCTGCTGGGGTTCCAGGTGTGGCGCCACAAGCTGGTGGAGCACATGGCGGCGATCGAGGCGGCGAAGCGGCTGACGTACCACGCGGTGGACGTCTTCAACGCGAAGGAGAACGCGGTGAGGGAGATCTCCATGGCGAAGCTGTTCGCGGGAGATCTGGCGCAGAAGGTGGCCTACGACGTGCAGCAGTTCTTCGGAGGGATGGGTTACATTGAGGAGACGCACATCGCGAGGGCATGGAGAGACATCCGGCTCATCACGATTGGAGGAGGCACTTCGGAGGTGATGAAAGAGATCCTCTCGAAGATGTCAGGCTTCTAG
- a CDS encoding CehA/McbA family metallohydrolase, with amino-acid sequence MSSPLRLLASGLVLIGLTLAGCKKESCLGNEDGCRVVSPCEKLSYSCEAASGSKLEVRVLTPDDKRAGSHAPTAGANTVPGGLNAIAARGDILLGNDRAVAVIAGIGNTHLLDPGGGALLDLSARGKDNDGLNQVLQVVGILPADAAHYTSAEIIDERPNRVAVQLRGTLDGKPEFPIATLYEMRPCEPGIRVRTEVLNTSVDPQLWALADGFYWSGREALPFTPSQGTGYQHPSFSLLTIGDAFRKFPYLTAALSSDPPSSYAEVSCGKTDVLEGFQSDQISSAGLPRTVVASRDYLVFERFLAVSERGDVASAADLALEARQKLHGEKYVTLRGTVTRRQAPLSSGREVSVIISEGDLAADPSTRIPWTQVTPDKEGNFQARVPAGRAYAVELHAFGRKVADRQLDKVDADTDVGTLAVPGNTRLTVKVEDADHPGQKLTAEVFVVPVDASIQKDTEGSLHGRFGTCAPWLGPPPGPSPACNRFLVNGNAPMDTSVDAPMGRFHIYTFKGPFWTLARETVTLGAEDTTLTFKLRKLPLQPSGTVGADLHVHGGASFDSSIPDLDRVLSFAATDLDVIVSTDHDVIYDYGQVVQSLGLQEKMSTVVGLETTGHILWMKRPGYDIPLVVGHYNFWPLEYDPTKARNGAPSDELVEPGELMDRVKASAPPALRDQFIAQLNHPWADAEFGRDLGYPRALAINTLENLPSRDDGTSAGMYVRSPKGGFANNGQHAQEVMNGTQNDMLLPYRAFWFYTLGQGQLVTGTANSDSHSLTDNTVGVPRNIVYANTRPGTGFDTARFNAALKAGASFGTNGPIIEATIDTASGPGRYGTSPLVPSADAKLHLKVSAAPWVPLDEVRIIVNGVVVKTLDGAAISPPGDAFDPFNPGPIDPVVTAGLVRYEGNIPLSELLVRSGDAWLVVEAGTRLPPAADFGGPAGEGPDGIPDTGDNNGDGVVDRNDIAKDSSYGPLRTPAPPSSEADPLFHFAQVVTGGYPMAFTNPFLLDRNGNGRFDAPGVAAP; translated from the coding sequence ATGTCCTCCCCCCTCCGCCTCCTGGCCTCGGGCCTGGTCCTCATCGGACTCACGCTCGCTGGCTGCAAGAAGGAGAGCTGCCTCGGCAATGAAGATGGCTGCCGGGTCGTCAGCCCCTGCGAGAAGCTGAGTTACTCCTGTGAAGCCGCCTCCGGCTCGAAGCTCGAGGTGCGCGTCCTCACTCCCGACGACAAGCGCGCCGGCAGCCATGCCCCCACCGCTGGCGCCAACACCGTGCCCGGTGGCCTCAACGCCATCGCGGCCCGTGGCGACATCCTCCTGGGCAATGACCGGGCGGTGGCCGTCATCGCCGGCATCGGCAACACGCACCTGCTGGATCCCGGTGGCGGCGCGCTGCTCGACCTGAGCGCCCGCGGCAAGGACAACGACGGCCTCAACCAGGTGCTCCAGGTGGTGGGCATCCTCCCCGCGGATGCCGCGCACTACACCTCGGCGGAGATCATCGACGAGCGCCCCAACCGCGTGGCCGTCCAACTGCGCGGCACGCTCGATGGCAAGCCCGAGTTCCCCATCGCCACCCTCTACGAGATGCGCCCGTGCGAGCCCGGCATCCGCGTGCGCACCGAGGTCCTCAACACCTCCGTGGACCCGCAGCTCTGGGCCCTGGCCGACGGCTTCTACTGGAGCGGCCGCGAGGCCCTGCCCTTCACGCCCTCGCAGGGCACCGGCTACCAGCACCCGTCCTTCAGCCTGCTCACCATCGGTGACGCCTTCCGCAAGTTCCCCTACCTGACGGCCGCTCTCTCCTCCGATCCGCCCAGCAGCTACGCCGAGGTCTCCTGCGGGAAGACGGACGTGCTCGAGGGCTTCCAGAGCGATCAGATCTCCTCCGCCGGTCTGCCGCGCACCGTGGTGGCCTCGCGGGACTACCTCGTCTTCGAGCGCTTCCTCGCCGTGTCCGAGCGCGGCGACGTGGCCAGCGCCGCGGACCTGGCCCTGGAGGCCCGGCAGAAGCTCCATGGCGAGAAGTACGTGACGCTGCGCGGAACGGTGACCCGCCGCCAGGCGCCGCTCTCCTCCGGCCGCGAGGTCAGCGTCATCATCAGCGAGGGCGACCTCGCCGCCGACCCGAGCACCCGCATCCCGTGGACCCAGGTGACGCCCGACAAGGAGGGCAACTTCCAGGCCCGCGTTCCCGCCGGCCGCGCCTACGCCGTGGAGTTGCACGCCTTCGGCCGCAAGGTGGCCGACCGGCAGCTCGACAAGGTGGACGCGGACACCGACGTGGGCACGCTCGCCGTCCCCGGCAACACCCGCCTCACCGTGAAGGTGGAGGACGCCGACCACCCCGGCCAGAAGCTCACCGCAGAGGTCTTCGTCGTCCCCGTGGACGCCTCCATCCAGAAGGACACCGAGGGCTCGCTGCATGGCCGCTTCGGCACGTGCGCGCCGTGGCTCGGTCCTCCCCCGGGCCCCTCGCCCGCGTGCAACCGCTTCCTCGTCAACGGCAACGCCCCCATGGACACCTCCGTGGACGCCCCCATGGGCCGCTTCCACATCTACACCTTCAAGGGCCCCTTCTGGACGCTCGCCCGTGAGACCGTCACGCTCGGCGCCGAGGACACCACCCTCACCTTCAAGCTGCGCAAGCTGCCCCTCCAGCCCTCCGGCACCGTGGGCGCGGACCTGCACGTGCACGGCGGCGCCAGCTTCGACAGCTCCATCCCCGACCTGGACCGCGTGCTGTCCTTCGCCGCCACGGACCTGGACGTCATCGTCTCCACCGACCACGACGTCATCTATGACTACGGCCAGGTCGTCCAGAGCCTGGGTCTGCAGGAGAAGATGAGCACCGTGGTGGGTCTGGAGACCACCGGCCACATCCTCTGGATGAAGCGCCCCGGCTACGACATCCCCCTCGTGGTGGGCCACTACAACTTCTGGCCGCTCGAGTACGACCCGACGAAGGCCCGCAACGGCGCCCCGTCGGACGAGCTCGTCGAGCCCGGTGAGCTGATGGACCGCGTGAAGGCCAGCGCCCCCCCCGCCCTGAGAGATCAGTTCATCGCCCAGCTCAACCACCCCTGGGCCGACGCCGAGTTCGGCCGCGACCTGGGCTACCCGCGCGCGCTCGCGATCAACACGCTCGAGAACCTGCCCTCACGGGATGACGGCACCAGCGCCGGCATGTACGTGCGCTCGCCCAAGGGTGGCTTCGCCAACAACGGCCAGCACGCCCAGGAGGTGATGAACGGCACCCAGAACGACATGCTGCTGCCCTACCGCGCCTTCTGGTTCTACACGCTCGGCCAGGGCCAGCTCGTGACGGGCACCGCCAACAGCGACTCGCACAGCCTCACCGACAACACCGTGGGCGTGCCCCGCAACATCGTCTACGCGAACACCCGCCCTGGCACCGGGTTCGACACCGCCCGCTTCAACGCCGCCCTCAAGGCCGGCGCCTCCTTCGGCACCAACGGCCCCATCATCGAGGCCACCATCGACACCGCCAGCGGACCCGGGCGCTATGGCACCTCGCCCCTGGTGCCCTCGGCCGACGCGAAGCTTCACCTCAAGGTCTCCGCCGCCCCCTGGGTGCCCCTGGACGAGGTGCGCATCATCGTCAATGGCGTCGTCGTGAAGACGCTGGACGGCGCGGCGATCTCCCCCCCGGGCGATGCGTTCGACCCGTTCAATCCCGGTCCGATCGATCCGGTCGTCACCGCCGGGCTCGTGCGCTACGAGGGCAACATCCCCCTCTCCGAGCTGCTCGTCCGCTCGGGTGATGCATGGCTCGTGGTGGAGGCCGGCACCCGCCTGCCTCCCGCCGCCGACTTCGGCGGTCCCGCGGGCGAGGGTCCGGATGGCATCCCCGACACCGGAGACAACAACGGGGACGGCGTGGTGGATCGCAACGACATCGCCAAGGACTCCTCCTACGGCCCGCTGCGCACCCCCGCGCCCCCCTCCAGCGAGGCGGATCCGCTCTTCCACTTCGCCCAGGTGGTCACCGGCGGCTACCCGATGGCCTTCACCAACCCCTTCCTCCTCGACCGGAACGGCAACGGACGCTTCGATGCCCCCGGCGTGGCCGCTCCGTGA
- a CDS encoding response regulator, giving the protein MSQSASKRRVLVIDDSEAIHTDFRRILCPEPRKGKNDLDLLEEALFGPAAPTRGEGPNEPEFELDSAFQGQEGVAKVTESLTAGRPYSLIFLDYRMPPGWNGAETLKRLRVVAPSLPVVLCSAYSDYSWTELMREFGKSQVLRELRKPFNGQEVRQMALALTEPRSPG; this is encoded by the coding sequence ATGAGCCAGTCCGCCAGCAAGAGACGAGTCCTCGTCATCGATGACTCCGAGGCCATCCACACCGACTTCCGCCGGATCCTCTGCCCGGAGCCGCGCAAGGGAAAGAACGACCTGGACCTGCTGGAGGAGGCCCTCTTCGGCCCGGCGGCTCCCACTCGCGGCGAGGGCCCCAACGAGCCGGAGTTCGAGCTGGACTCGGCCTTCCAGGGCCAGGAGGGGGTGGCCAAGGTCACCGAGTCCCTGACCGCCGGCCGCCCCTATTCGCTCATCTTCCTCGACTACCGCATGCCGCCGGGCTGGAACGGGGCCGAGACGCTCAAGCGCCTCCGGGTGGTGGCTCCCTCGCTCCCCGTGGTGCTCTGCTCGGCCTACTCCGACTACTCCTGGACGGAGCTCATGCGGGAGTTCGGCAAATCCCAGGTCTTGAGGGAGCTGCGCAAGCCCTTCAACGGCCAGGAGGTGCGGCAGATGGCGCTCGCCCTCACCGAGCCTCGAAGCCCGGGGTAG
- a CDS encoding ATP-binding protein, giving the protein MQPSPSPRAPLARSTLIHMGVRIAVVIALSTLFSYFHMFSTLRTEALAQLEQHVSERAQREQSIFVLAQDNHVVLKQALEERIRALSPEEVSTRFELLFAHLPDGTVRSRPESFDGTKMVCVFVPRGVTVDADLRRRLVASHDVLAQYGPAFHTRFTDSYITLPEGPIALYWPERSTWCRDAAPTDSVIDQDYFPISLPKNNPRRMTAWSGVYVDTVSGQSLTSVTTPLDMDGRHVASVSHDVPLSDLLGRTIADHLPGAYNVIFRGNGQLIAYPGQKEGMSTSSESTAPREHLHRIFERMKERPDDPTPLELPESGEYIATARLQGTGWYFTTVLPESVVSRPAFQAARQVLLLGLVALVVELAIMYWVLKQQVTRPLLTFTQATGRVAAGDFHVELDTSRGDELGQLARSFRLMADEIQRREEALRQANEGLEQRVEERTRELKNIHQQLVQTARRAGMAEIATNVLHNVGNVLNSVYTSAQVAKERVSEMRLEHVGRVANMLEQNQASIATYLAQDERGRHVMPFLSRLSQNLQDERNEVITLLDDVGRYTEHIGDIVKVQQNYARIPRVHEPVVLADLLEDSLRINSAGLTRHQVKVQRHIVPLPPMLADKHKILMILVNLVSNAKYAMDGVPRDERLLSVRMENTRDEHVRIEIRDNGMGIAPEMLTRIFQYGFTTRPDGHGFGLHSSALAAQELGGSLDVHSEGPGRGATFTLDIPFVPAPETP; this is encoded by the coding sequence ATGCAGCCATCCCCCAGTCCACGCGCACCCCTGGCCCGCTCCACGCTCATCCACATGGGCGTACGCATCGCCGTCGTCATCGCGCTGAGCACCCTGTTCAGCTACTTCCACATGTTCAGCACCCTGCGCACCGAGGCCCTCGCGCAGTTGGAGCAGCATGTCTCGGAGCGTGCGCAGCGCGAGCAGAGCATCTTCGTGCTGGCGCAGGACAATCACGTCGTCCTCAAGCAGGCCCTCGAGGAGAGGATCCGCGCCCTCTCCCCCGAGGAAGTGAGCACCCGCTTCGAGCTCCTGTTCGCGCACCTGCCCGATGGCACCGTGCGCAGCCGCCCCGAGAGCTTCGACGGCACGAAGATGGTGTGCGTCTTCGTCCCCAGGGGAGTGACCGTCGACGCGGATCTGCGCCGCCGGCTCGTCGCCTCCCATGACGTGCTCGCCCAGTACGGACCCGCCTTCCACACGCGCTTCACGGACAGCTACATCACCCTGCCCGAGGGGCCGATCGCGCTCTACTGGCCGGAGCGCTCCACCTGGTGCAGGGACGCCGCGCCCACCGACTCCGTCATCGACCAGGACTACTTCCCCATCAGCCTGCCGAAGAACAATCCGCGGAGAATGACGGCCTGGTCCGGCGTCTACGTGGACACGGTGAGCGGCCAGTCGCTGACCTCGGTCACCACGCCGTTGGACATGGACGGCCGGCATGTCGCCTCGGTCAGTCACGACGTTCCCCTCTCGGACCTGCTGGGCCGTACCATCGCGGACCACCTCCCCGGCGCCTACAACGTCATCTTCCGCGGGAACGGGCAGCTCATCGCCTACCCCGGACAGAAGGAGGGGATGTCCACATCGTCCGAGTCCACGGCGCCACGGGAGCACCTGCACCGCATCTTCGAGCGGATGAAGGAACGTCCGGACGACCCGACACCGCTGGAGCTGCCGGAGTCCGGCGAGTACATCGCCACGGCCCGGTTGCAGGGGACCGGCTGGTACTTCACCACGGTGCTCCCCGAGAGCGTGGTGTCCCGGCCCGCATTCCAAGCGGCGCGCCAGGTGCTGCTGCTCGGCCTGGTGGCCCTCGTCGTGGAGCTGGCCATCATGTACTGGGTGCTGAAGCAACAGGTCACCCGACCCCTGCTCACCTTCACCCAGGCCACCGGCCGTGTCGCCGCTGGCGACTTCCACGTCGAGCTCGACACATCCCGCGGTGACGAGCTGGGACAGCTGGCCCGCTCCTTCCGCCTCATGGCCGACGAGATCCAACGCCGCGAGGAGGCCCTGCGTCAGGCCAACGAGGGCCTGGAACAGCGCGTCGAGGAGCGCACCCGGGAGCTCAAGAACATCCACCAGCAGCTGGTGCAGACGGCCCGCCGCGCCGGCATGGCGGAGATCGCCACCAACGTGCTGCACAACGTGGGCAACGTGCTCAACAGCGTCTACACCTCGGCCCAGGTCGCCAAGGAGCGGGTGAGCGAGATGCGGCTGGAGCACGTGGGCCGGGTCGCCAACATGCTCGAGCAGAACCAGGCCAGCATCGCCACCTACCTCGCCCAGGACGAGCGCGGCCGGCACGTCATGCCCTTCCTGTCCCGGTTGAGCCAGAATCTCCAGGACGAGCGCAATGAGGTCATCACCCTGCTCGACGACGTGGGCCGCTACACCGAGCACATCGGCGACATCGTCAAGGTTCAACAGAACTACGCCAGGATTCCCCGGGTCCACGAGCCCGTCGTCCTCGCCGACCTGCTGGAAGACTCCCTTCGCATCAACTCGGCCGGGCTCACCCGCCACCAGGTCAAGGTGCAGCGTCACATCGTCCCCCTGCCTCCCATGCTGGCCGACAAACACAAGATCTTGATGATCCTCGTCAACCTGGTCAGCAATGCCAAATACGCCATGGATGGCGTACCACGGGACGAGCGGCTCCTGAGCGTGAGGATGGAGAATACCCGGGACGAGCACGTCCGCATCGAGATCCGTGACAACGGAATGGGTATCGCTCCGGAGATGCTCACGCGCATCTTCCAATATGGCTTCACCACCCGCCCGGATGGACATGGCTTCGGCCTGCACTCCAGCGCCCTCGCCGCCCAGGAGCTGGGCGGCTCACTGGACGTCCACAGCGAAGGGCCGGGACGTGGCGCCACCTTCACCCTGGACATCCCCTTCGTTCCCGCCCCGGAGACCCCATGA
- a CDS encoding response regulator, protein MSNCVSKKRILVIDDSEAIHTDFRRILCPEPRKSRDDLDELEEALFGSNPAQDHPSSESEFEVDSAFQGQEGVAKVNESLTRGHPYSLIFLDYRMPPGWNGAETLRRLRLVSPSLRVVLCSAYSDYSWGELVQEFGRSQLLTELRKPFNGPQVRQLAISLIGPT, encoded by the coding sequence ATGAGCAACTGCGTCAGCAAGAAGCGAATCCTCGTCATCGATGACTCCGAGGCCATCCACACCGACTTCCGCCGGATCCTCTGCCCGGAGCCGCGCAAGAGCCGGGATGATCTGGACGAGTTGGAAGAGGCGCTCTTCGGCTCGAATCCCGCGCAGGACCATCCCTCCAGCGAGTCGGAGTTCGAGGTGGACTCGGCCTTCCAGGGTCAGGAGGGGGTCGCCAAGGTCAACGAGTCGCTGACCAGGGGCCACCCCTATTCACTCATCTTCCTCGACTACCGGATGCCGCCCGGCTGGAATGGCGCCGAGACACTCAGACGGCTGCGCCTGGTGTCTCCCTCGCTGCGCGTGGTGCTCTGCTCGGCCTACTCCGACTACTCCTGGGGAGAGCTCGTCCAGGAGTTCGGCAGGTCCCAATTGCTGACGGAGTTGCGAAAGCCTTTCAATGGCCCACAGGTCCGCCAGCTCGCGATCTCCCTCATCGGGCCGACGTGA
- a CDS encoding type I polyketide synthase, producing MSEEPNYRQLLQQQLVKIRKLEARLEQAEAARREPIAIIGMGCRLPGGVESPEAFWELLSKGIDATSELPPDRWDAQALYDPDPRAKGKIRTTRGGFLKNVDRFDARFFGIPPREAESMDPQQRLVLEVAWEALERAGHAVERGGRERVGVFIGVMNNDYGQRVLDTGGLEGIDAGFLGARANCAISGRLSYVFGFQGPSLVVDTACSSSLVAVHLACQSLRNGECAMALAGGVNLVLSPEVSVYLSQSGVLSPDGRCKAFDASADGYGRAEACGVLVLKRLSEAQAQGDTILAVIRGSAVGHDGPSSAFTVPNGVAQQEVIRQALRGAGVPPAEVSYLEAHGTGTAMGDPIEAEAMWAVLREGRKGGESLWMGSVKTNIGYPEAASGVVGMMKVVLAMQHRELPPHLHLKNPNPYIDWAEMGVKVPVELTPWEPTQDRRIAGVTSYGRTGTLAHVVLGEAPARVEVKREVDRPEHLLVLSARGEEALRAQAGRYARFLEAGGVELGDVCFTAAAGRAHFEHRLAVVGSDAREMRERLLAVEAGRDVEGPRPGRAGSLAPSVAFIFGGEGGRYADMGRVLYETQPVFRDALEECGAALKGVLEKPLLWVLCGPESERVKEEAYGRAAVFALEWGLSRMWRAWGVVPRAVVGRGVGQLVAAVDGGVFGLEEGLRLAAGGPSQAEAYTAPQLLSLNEETEQALREHGVDVCLELGPRPEGRPEAGWLTSLRRGRSEWAQILETLGMLYVKGVKVDWEAYDAPYHRRRVPLPTYPFERQRHWLTSAR from the coding sequence ATGTCCGAGGAGCCCAATTACCGCCAGCTCTTGCAGCAGCAGTTGGTGAAGATTCGCAAGCTGGAGGCTCGGCTGGAGCAGGCCGAGGCCGCCCGTCGGGAGCCGATCGCGATCATCGGCATGGGGTGCCGGCTGCCGGGTGGAGTGGAGAGTCCGGAGGCCTTCTGGGAGCTGTTGTCGAAGGGAATCGATGCCACCAGCGAGCTCCCACCGGACCGGTGGGACGCCCAGGCCCTGTACGATCCGGATCCCCGCGCGAAGGGGAAGATCCGCACGACACGGGGCGGCTTCCTGAAGAACGTGGACCGGTTCGACGCGCGTTTCTTCGGCATTCCGCCGCGCGAGGCGGAGAGCATGGATCCGCAGCAGCGGCTGGTGCTGGAGGTGGCCTGGGAGGCATTGGAGCGGGCCGGGCACGCGGTGGAGCGTGGCGGGCGCGAGCGGGTGGGTGTCTTCATCGGGGTGATGAACAACGACTACGGGCAGCGCGTGCTGGACACGGGAGGCCTGGAGGGCATCGACGCTGGCTTCCTCGGGGCACGAGCCAACTGCGCCATCTCCGGACGTCTGTCCTATGTGTTTGGCTTCCAGGGACCGAGCCTGGTGGTGGACACGGCGTGCTCGTCCTCGCTGGTGGCGGTGCACCTGGCCTGCCAGAGCCTGAGGAACGGGGAGTGCGCGATGGCCCTGGCGGGAGGCGTGAACCTCGTCCTCTCGCCGGAGGTGAGTGTCTATCTTTCCCAGAGCGGGGTGCTCTCGCCGGACGGGAGATGCAAGGCTTTCGATGCCTCGGCGGATGGGTATGGCCGAGCCGAGGCCTGTGGCGTGCTGGTGCTCAAACGCTTGTCGGAGGCCCAGGCCCAGGGAGACACCATCCTGGCGGTCATCCGGGGCTCGGCGGTGGGGCACGATGGCCCGAGCAGCGCGTTCACGGTGCCCAATGGCGTGGCGCAGCAGGAGGTCATCCGTCAGGCATTGCGCGGCGCGGGAGTGCCGCCAGCGGAGGTGAGCTACCTGGAGGCGCACGGCACGGGGACGGCGATGGGAGATCCCATCGAGGCGGAGGCGATGTGGGCGGTGCTGAGGGAGGGGCGCAAGGGTGGGGAGTCGCTGTGGATGGGCTCGGTGAAGACGAACATCGGCTACCCGGAGGCGGCCTCGGGCGTGGTGGGGATGATGAAGGTGGTGCTGGCGATGCAGCACCGGGAGCTGCCGCCACACCTGCACCTGAAGAATCCCAATCCCTATATCGACTGGGCGGAGATGGGGGTGAAGGTGCCGGTGGAGCTGACGCCGTGGGAGCCGACGCAGGACCGGCGCATCGCGGGGGTGACCTCGTACGGGCGGACGGGCACCCTGGCGCACGTGGTGTTGGGGGAGGCGCCGGCGCGGGTGGAGGTGAAGCGGGAGGTGGATCGGCCGGAGCACCTCCTGGTGCTGTCGGCGCGCGGCGAGGAGGCGCTGCGTGCGCAGGCGGGCCGTTACGCGCGCTTCCTGGAGGCGGGCGGGGTGGAGCTGGGAGACGTGTGCTTCACGGCCGCGGCGGGGCGGGCGCACTTCGAGCACCGGCTGGCGGTGGTGGGAAGTGACGCGCGAGAGATGCGCGAGCGGCTCCTCGCGGTGGAGGCGGGGCGCGACGTGGAAGGTCCGCGGCCGGGCCGGGCGGGAAGCCTCGCGCCGAGCGTGGCCTTCATCTTCGGTGGGGAAGGCGGGCGGTACGCGGACATGGGCCGGGTGCTGTACGAGACGCAGCCCGTCTTCCGTGACGCGCTGGAGGAGTGCGGGGCGGCCCTGAAGGGCGTGCTGGAGAAGCCCCTGCTGTGGGTGCTGTGTGGCCCCGAGTCCGAGCGGGTGAAGGAGGAGGCGTACGGGAGGGCGGCGGTCTTCGCGCTGGAGTGGGGCCTGTCGCGGATGTGGCGGGCGTGGGGCGTGGTGCCGCGGGCGGTGGTGGGGCGGGGGGTAGGGCAGCTGGTCGCCGCGGTGGATGGGGGCGTCTTCGGCCTGGAGGAGGGGCTGAGACTGGCGGCCGGTGGGCCGTCCCAGGCGGAGGCCTACACGGCGCCCCAACTGCTCTCGTTGAACGAGGAGACGGAGCAGGCGCTCCGCGAGCACGGCGTGGACGTGTGTCTGGAATTGGGCCCGAGACCGGAGGGAAGGCCCGAGGCCGGTTGGCTGACTTCACTCCGGCGGGGCCGCTCGGAGTGGGCGCAGATCCTCGAGACGCTGGGGATGCTGTATGTGAAGGGGGTGAAGGTGGACTGGGAGGCCTACGACGCGCCCTACCACCGGCGCCGGGTTCCGCTGCCCACCTATCCCTTCGAACGCCAGCGCCATTGGCTCACGTCGGCCCGATGA